The following are encoded in a window of Rhizobium sp. 11515TR genomic DNA:
- a CDS encoding DUF1127 domain-containing protein: MPVATGAGRGPRRRGILRRALAKFLAYLEKRETRRDLRDLTDDQLRDIGMTRAEARAEVNKSWFWG; this comes from the coding sequence ATGCCTGTAGCGACAGGCGCAGGCCGTGGTCCGCGACGGCGTGGAATTTTGCGAAGGGCGCTGGCGAAGTTTCTGGCCTATCTCGAAAAGCGTGAAACGAGGCGGGACCTGCGCGACCTTACTGACGATCAGCTTCGCGATATCGGCATGACGCGCGCCGAAGCGCGTGCCGAAGTCAACAAGTCCTG